CCGACCCCGAGGGCCGGGACGTGGACGGGAACGCCGCACTGGTGCGCCACGCCGTCACCCGCCGGGCGCGCGTCCACTGACGCCCCGTCACGCCGGCCCGCGGGTACGGCTGCGTCAGCCGCGGGTGCCGAGGTCCAGGCGGTCGGCCAGGCCGGCGGCGCCGAACGCCGCGACGAGCCGGTCGCGGCCCTCGGTGAAGTGCGCCCAGCTGTCGTAGTGGACGGGCACGACACGTCGCGCGCCGAGGAGGACGGCGGCCTCGGCGGCCTGCGCGCTGTCCAGGACGATGGGTTCGCCGCCGAAGACGACCGGGAAGCGCGGGGCCCCGGCGAAGAGGACGGCGGTGTCCACGGGCGCGAACCGGGCCGCGATCTCCTTCACCAGGTCGAGTGAGGCGTTGTCGCCGCTGACGTAGACCGTGGGGAGGCCCTCGCCGGTGAGGACGAAGCCGACGACCTGGCCCGTGATCGCCTCGACCTCGTCGCGCTCCCCGGGGCCGTGGAGGGCGGGCACACCGGTGACGGTCACCGTGCCGCCGCCGGGGCGTTCCAGCTCGACCGACTCCCAGTCGGCCAGGCCCTTCGCACCGTCCCCCAGGCGCTCCCCGCCGCCGGGCGTGGTGAGGGTGAGCGGCACGTCGGCGAGCAGGGCCCGGCCCGAGGTGTCGAGGTTGTCGGGGTGCTCGTCGTGGGAGAGCAGGACCACGTCGACGCGGCCCAGGTCGGCCGGGACGGCGGCGGCGGGCGCCGTCTTCACCAGGCGCGGGCCGCCCGGCGTCGCGTACTCGCCGGGCGCGTCGAACGTCGGGTCGGTGAGGAAGCGCAGGCCGCCGTACTCGAACAGCGCGGTCGGGCCGCCCAGGACGCGGACGGGAAACGGCTCGCCGGTGGGACTCGTCGCAGAAGACATTCAGAACCTCACGGATGGTAGGAGGCTGATCCGTGAGTACGGTAAGGTGTTCTCACGGATCAGCGCAAGCCCTACCATGAGGCCCATGGAGGAGACCGTGATCGCCGACCCGCTGCCGTCCGCGCCCGGCGCCGAGCGGTACCCCGCGCTCGACCTCGCCAACAGCGCCGTCACGCTGCCCGGCGGGCAGCGCCTCGACCTCCTCGACACACCCGCGGGCGCCGAGCGGTGGCTCGTCGACCGCGGACTCGCCCCGGTCGACACCGGCATGCAGGAGCTCTGCGCCTCCCTGCTGCGCTCCCTGCGCGACCACGTCCGCGCCCTCCTCGCGGCCCACGCCGCCGGCCGGCCCGCCCCCGCCGACGCGCTGACCGCCCTCAACGACGCGCTCACCCGGGCCCCCGCCGCCTCCCTGCTCCGCTGGGACCCGGACCGCGGCCTGTACCGCGAGACGGCCCACCCGGTCGCGCGGATCGTCGAACACGCCCTCGCCGTCCTCGCCGCCGACACCGCCGACCTGCTGACCGGCCCCGACGCCGACCGCCTCACCGCCTGCGGCTCCACCCCCTGCAACCGCTACCTGCTCCGCCACGGCCGCCGCCACTGGTGCTCGGTGCGCTGCGGCGACCGCGCCCGAGCCGCCCGCGCCTACGCCCGCCGCACCGCGGCCGCCGCCCCGCACCTCCGCGGCACCACGACGCCGCCGGACGGCACGCGCCCGCCCCGGACGCGGCTCTGACGGATCCTCGACGCGGGACCGGCGCCCCGCCGGAAACGGCTGGGTCCCGGCAGGGAAGTCCGGGTCCAACACCGTCCACATCGGTGCGATGGAGGCGTCCACGCTCCTCATGGCGTGCACCCTGATGTTCATCGGCGGCGACAGCGCCGGCACGGCGGGCGGCATCAAGGTCGGCACCTTCGCCGTCCTGGCCGCCGCCATGGTCACCGAGGTGCGGGCCGGGCCCAACCCGACGGTCATGGGGCGGCGCACCGCACCGCACCGCACGCGCTGCGCCAGGCGCTGACGATCGCCCTGCTCGGTGTGGGCTTCGTCATGGCCGCACCCTGGCGCTGCTGGTGGTGGTGGACGCGCCGATGGAGCCGGTGCTGTTCGAAGCCGTGTCGGCCTCCGGCACGGTGGGGTTGTCGGCCTGGGACCCCCCGTGGCGGGCGAGCTGATCGGGTCCTGCTGATGTTCGTCGGCCGGCTCGGTCCGGTCACCCTCGTGTCGGCGCTCGCACCGCGCGAGCGGACCCGCCGCTACGAGCTACCCGGGCCTTCACCTACGCGACCGCCGTAACGGTCATCGAGAAGGGCGGCGTCATCGTCGTCACCGGCAAGACCCAGGCCGTGGAGGCGTTCGCGGAACTCGACTGAACCCGCGTCCCGACCGTGGTCGCGCATCCCGGCCGCGGTCGCCGGCCGTGGCCCACCGGCCGTGGCCCACCGGCCGTGGCCCACCGGTCGTGATGCCCGTGCGAGGGGGGACGTCACCTGCGGCTCGTGCCACGGGACGGGGACGGGGGCGGTCGACGAGGAGGCGCCGCGCGACGGTCCGCCGCCCGTCCCCACCGCGCCACCCCTCAGTACGATGAACCACCCCGGTGGCGCGTGCCGGGCGGGCGGAGCGGGAGGAGGCGGCGTGGCGGACCGGAACGAGGGTGGTGCCCCCCACCAGGCCCGTCGCCGTGGCCAGGGCGAGCTGGAGGCGCAGGTGCTGGCCGCGCTGCGGGACGCCCCCGGCCCCGTGAACGCCGGGTGGGTGCAGGAGCGGCTCGGCGGTGGACTCGCGTACACCACCGTGATCACCATCCTCACGCGTCTGCACGGCAAGGGCGCGGTCGCCCGGGAGCGGGCGGGCCGGTCCTTCGCGTGGACGCCGACCGCGGACGAGGCGGGACTGGCCGCCCTGCGGATGCGGAGGGTGCTGGACGCCGAGGAGGACCGGGAGGCCGTCCTGGCGAGCTTCGTGACCGCCCTCACGCCGGGTGACGAGCAGGTGTTGCGCGACCTGCTGGCCCAGGCGGTCGACGAGGGGGAAGACTGACGGCATGGGGGTCTTCGTCTTCCTGCCGCTCGTCCTGCCCTTGAGCGCCTGGCCGATCGCCCGGCTCGCCGAGCAGCACCTGCATCCGCGCGCGGCCACCCGGCTCCTGGCGGGGGTCGCCGGCGTGCTGGCCGTGTGCAGCACGCTGTGCCTGGCGCTGCTCGTGGTGGTCGGGACCGCGCAGCTGCCGGGCAACCCGCTCCCCGACGGCTGGTCCGACCCCGAGGTGCGCGCGGCGCTGCCGTACGACGAGGTCGCGGGCAAGGCGGCCATCCCCGCGCTGATGGCCGTGACCGCGGCGTGCGCCAGGACGGTGTGGCGCCACCACCGCGTACGCCGGCGGGCGGCGCGCGCCCTCGCGCCGCTGCCATACCGGTCCGTGGCCGTGCTGCGGGACTCGGCGCCCTACGCGTACGCCCTCCCCGGTGGGCCGCGCGGCCGGGTCGTGGTCACCACCGGGATGCTCGGCCGGCTCGGCTCGCCCGAGCGGCGCGCCCTGTTCGCGCACGAGCGGGCACACCTGGCGGGCCGGCACCACCGCTTCCTGCTGGCCGTGCAGCTCGCCGCCCGGGCCAACCCGTTCCTGCGGCCGCTGCGCACCGCCGTGAGCTACACCGCGGAACGCTGGGCGGACGAGGACGCCGCCGAGGAGGTCGGCAACCGGCGCCTGGTGGCGCGGACCATCGGCAAGGCGGCGCTCGTCACCCGCGGTGCGCCCGTCGCCACGCTCGCGGGCTTCGCGGAGGCCGGACCCGTACCGCGCCGGGTGGCCGCGCTGCTGGCGCCGGCACCCGCCGCGCGCGTCTGGCACCCCGCCTCCACCACCGTGGGCCTGGCGGCCTGGGGCGCCGCCGCGGGGGCGACGGTCTCGGCGCTGTCGTCGGCGAACTCGGCCGTCACGCTGTTCTTCGTCCTGAAGGCGGCCACACCGCTCTGACGCACGGCGAAGGGGCCTTCCCCCCGGACTCGGGTGGAAGGCCCCTTCGCCGTGCGCCCCTGCCGCTGCGCGGGGCCCCGGTGGGTCAGAGGTCGAACTCGTGCGGCGGCAGCTCCAGTACGTGGCAGGCTTCCCGTACGACCGCCTGCTCGGTCTTGTCGAAGTCGCCGTCGGCGCCGCCGATGATGATGCCGATCTGGACGACCGCGCGGGCCTCGGCGGGCTTCTTCTTCGCCTTGGCGACCTCCTGGAGCACGCTGACCTTGCCGAAGTCGAAGTCGGCGGTGAGCTTGTCGAGGTTGGCGTCGAAGCGGCGCCGCAGCTCGTCGGCCGGGAAGTTCTGCAACACCTCGTTGCCGGCGATCAGTTCGGCGACGCGGCGACGCTCGGCCGGGTCGATGGTGCCGTCGGCCGCGGCGACCAGGGCGCAGATCGCCATGGAGGCGTCGCGGAAGGCGCCGCTCTTGAGCTCGTGCTTCTTCGCCGTGAGCTGCGTCTGCATCGTCGATGCGGACTCCTTGATGCGGTCCCACAGGGCCATGAGGACTCCGTTCGTGTGTAGGGGTGGCCCGGGCCGGACGGGGGACGGGCCCACGGGCCACCACGTCTTCTACATTGTTGTAGAAGGTATCAGGGATGCGGGCCGCCGCGTGCGGGGCCGCCTCGATTCTCGTCACCCTCGCCCCCCTCGCCCTCGAAGAAGTCACCGTCCTCGTCGACGACTTCGGCCATGCCCGTCCCGCCGGCGACGCCGACGGCCGGTCCGGCCGCGCCGGTCGCGACCGCGGTGCCCACGCCGGGGCCGGACCGGTGGCTGGATTCACGTCTTCCTGAATTCAGGATCTCCTGTACTCTCTCGTCGTGCTCACTCTCGCTTCCGACATCGAGGTGCTGGCCCGGTTCGGCCGCGCGCTCGCCGATCCCCTTCGCTGCCGCGTCCTGCTCGCCTTGCGCCAGGCCCCGGCGTACCCCGCCGAACTGGCGGACGCCCTCGGGGTGTCGCGGACCCGGCTGTCGAACCACCTGGCCTGCCTGCGTGACTGCGGCCTGGTCGTCGCCCTGCCCGACGGCCGCCGCACCCGTTACGAACTCGCCGACGAGCGCCTCGGTCACGCGCTGGACGACCTGCGCGCCGCCGTGGTGGCGGTGGAGGCCGGCCGCACCTGTGGCGACGCCGACGAGAAGGGCTGCTGCTGACCGTGGTCGCCGAGACCGTGTCCCCCGGACCCTCCCCGGCCCGGCGTGAGGAACTCGCGCGCCGCATACGGCTCCTGGTCGCCGGGACCATCGCCTACAACGCCGTCGAGGCGGTCGTCGCCCTCACCGCCGGCGCCCTCGCCTCCTCCGCCGCCCTGATCGGCTTCGGCCTCGACTCGATCGTCGAGGTCTCCTCCGCCGCCGCGGTCGCCTGGCAGTTCTCCGCTCGCGACCACGCGCTGCGCGAGGCGCGCGAGCGGACCGCGCTGCGCGTCATCGCCGTCTCGTTCTTCGTGCTCGCCGCCTACGTGACCGTCGACGCGGTCCGGGCGCTGGCCGGTGGCGGCGAGGCGGAGCGCTCCGTTCCCGGCATCGTCCTGGCCGCCCTCTCCTTGGCGGTCATGCCGTTCCTGTCGACCGCCCAGCGCAAGGCCGGCCGTGCGCTCGGCTCCGCGTCCGCCGTGGCGGACTCCAGGCAGACCATGCTCTGCACCTGCCTGTCGGCCGTCCTCCTGGCCGGGCTCCTCCTCAACGCCACGCTCGGGTGGTCCTGGGCCGACCCCGTCGCCGCCCTCGTCATCGCCGCCCTCGCCGTCAAGGAGGGCCGGAACGCGTGGCGGGGCGAGGGCTGCTGCGCCCCGGTCGTCTCCCCGCACGCCCCGGTCGTCTCCCCGGACGACCCGGCCGCCTCCCCGCTCATCCCCGTCGTCGGCGCGGGGGAGGGCGGGTGCGGGTGCCGTCCCGGCCCCGACCGCTGCGGCTGAGGCGCCACGGGCATCTCGTCGACCGACTTGGTAATGGGATCCATTTTCATATAGCGTCTCGGTCATCACCTGTTCGAGGAGTTGGTCATGGCCGTACCGAAGCGCAAGATGTCCCGCAGCAACACGCGTCACCGCCGGGCCCAGTGGAAGGCCGTCACGCCCCAGCTGGTGCCGGTGACGGTGGACGGCACGGTCCACCGGGTGCCGCAGCGCCTGGTGAAGGCGTACGAGCGCGGTCTCCTGCGCCCCGAGGGCTGAGCGCGATGGGTGCCACCGACCGCCGGCTGCCGGTGACCGTGCTCTCGGGCTTCCTCGGCGCCGGCAAGACGACCCTGCTCAACCACGTCCTCGGCAACCGCGACGGGCTGCGGGTCGCGGTGATCGTCAACGACATGAGCGAGGTCAACATCGACGCGGCGCTGGTGCGCGGCGGCGAGGCCGCCCTGTCGCGGACCGAGGAGCGCCTGGTCGAGATGACCAACGGCTGCATCTGCTGCACCCTGCGCGACGACCTGCTGGAGGAAGTGGACCGGCTGGCCCGCGAAGGCCGTTTCGACCACCTGCTCATCGAGTCGAGCGGCATCTCCGAGCCCATGCCCGTCGCGGCCACCTTCGCCTTCCCCCGGGACGACGGCGCGACCCTCGGCGACCTGGCCCGCCTGGACACCATGGTCACCGTGGTCGACGCGGCGAACTTCCTGCCCGAACTCGCCGGGGGCGACGGCCTGGTGGAGCGGGGGCTGGACCAGTACGAGGAGGACGAGCGGACGGTCAGCGACCTGCTGATGGACCAGATCGAGTTCGCCGACGTCCTCGTGCTCAACAAGCTCGACCTCGTCGAGCCGGCCGACGCGCTCCGGCTGCGCGCCGCCCTCAACCGGCTGAACCCCGCCGCCCGGGTGGTGACCGCCGTCCACGGACGGGTGCCGCTCGACCAGGTCCTGGGAACCGGTCTGTTCGACCTGGAACGCGCCCAGGAGGCCCCGGGCTGGGTCATGGAGCTCAACGGCGACCACGTGCCGGAGACCGAGGAGTACGGCATCTCCAGCCTCGTCTTCCGCTCCGACCGGCCCTTCCACCCGGGCCGGTTGTTCACCTTCGTGACCGAGGAGCTCGACAGTGGCGCCTTCGGGCAGATTTTGCGCTCCAAGGGCTTCTTCTGGCTCGCCAGCCGCCCCCTGATCACCGGACTGTGGTCGCAGGCGGGGTCCGTGGCGCGCTTCGAGCCCTCCGGCGTCCGCGACGCCGCCCAGGGCCAGGAGCTCGTCTTCATCGGTACCGGCCTGCGGCCCGAGGCCCTCAAGGCGGCGCTGGCGAGCTGCCTGACGGCGGAGGGCGAAGCCCTCCCCGCGAGCGACCCGTTCCCTTCCTGGGGCTCGTACGGGATCGACGAGGCCTGCGAGCACGAGCAGTCCACGCTCGCGCGGTCGGGCTGACGCACCCCGGGTCGGGCGGTGGTCGCAGCCACGGCACCGCCCGACCCGGCCCCACCGTGTGACCTCCCCGGTCGAACTCCGGCCGCGCGCCGCTCCCTCGGCCCGCGGCGCCGGGGCGCGGCCCGCAGCCGTCAGGGATGACCGCCTCCGCGCCACCACCTCCAACCGTCCCGTGCGCGTCCCCTCGGCCGTGCGCGGCGCCACGTCCCCGTGCCCCCGCCCTTCACGGCGGGGGCACGGGGACGTCGACGTGCGGGTGACGGGCGGGCGCCCCGAAGTGGCGCCGTCCGAACGGTTCAGGAGGGGATCACGTGGGACGGGGGTGACTTCCCTCCGCCGTGCTCCCCGCCGTTCCGGCAGTCGGCGCAGAGCCCGGTGAGTTCCAGGGTGTGCTCGACCTCCGCGAAGCCCCGCGACCGTACGACTGCGGCGACCCACTCCTCGATGACGCCGGTGTCCAGGGGCTCGTCGCGGCGGCAGCTGCGGCACACGAGGTAGTGACGGTGCCCGGCCCCGGGGCGGTGGCGGTAGAGCCGCTCGCCTGCGTCGTCGCGTACGACGTCGGCGCCGCCGGCGCGCTCCAGGTCCTGCAGCGCGCGGTACACGGTGGTGAGGCCGACACGGACGCCCGAGTCGCTCATCAGCCCGTGCAGTTCCTGGGCCGACACGAACTCCGCGCGCTCCGCCAGCGCCGCCGCCACGGCGACGCGCTGACGGGTCGTGCGCCGGTTCCTGCCGGTTGCTGTGACGGTCACGGCCGACTCCCTGCTGGACGCTGTTCCTGTCCGTCCGGGCCCGGGGTCCACGGCGATCCCCGTGGACCCCGGGCCGTGAAGGCCACCGCGTGCGCGGGTCCCCTCAGTCTCCGGAGGTGGCGGGCGACCGGGCGACGACACGGGCGAGGACGAGCGCCACGAGGGTCAGCCCGCCGAGGACCGCCGCCGTGCCCGGGAAGCCGCCGAGGGCCAGGCCCACGCCGCCGAGTCCCGCGCCGACGAACACCCCGAAGCTCATCCCGGCGGCGTTGACGCTCAGCGCCGTGCCGCGCAGGGGGCCGCAGCGCCGTACGAGCAGGGTGGTGACGCACGCCGCGACCGTCGCGTGCCCCACGCCGACGAGCGCCGTCAGCGGCAGGGCCAGCCAGAGAGACCGGGCGAAGAAGACGCCCACCAGCGCGGCCAGCGCCACCACCAGCCCCAGTGTCATCAGCCGTTCCCCCGAGATCCCCGCCCGTTCGACGCTCAGCAACCGTCCGGCGAACAGGTTCCCGAGGAAGAACGACGTGCCGCTGAGCGTCCACACCATCGCGAACGGTCCCGGCGCCAGCCCGAACCGCTCGTCGTAGAAGGCGGCGAGATAGGCGAGGTACCCCATGAACGCGGCCGTGCGCAGCATGGCGACCAGGACCAGCGGCACCACGCCGGGCAGGGCGCCCAGGAGCCGGAACGACTCCAGGTAGCCGGGCCGCTTCACCTCGTCGGTGGCCCGCGCCTCCGCACCGGGCGCGGGCGTCCGCCGGCCGCGCAGCAGGAAGTACAGGGCCAGTGCGGAGCAGAGCGCGGCGATGGCCCACAGGTCGCCCCGCCAGCCCCACAGCAGCGCCGGCAGCGCCACGAGCGGCGCGGCGAGGAGCGCGGTCAGCGACTGGGTGGCGGTGATGAGCGTCGCCGCGCGGCCCGCGGCGGCGTCGTCGTCGAAGCGGTCGGCCGCGGCCGCGGTCAGCGCCGGGTTGAGGACGGCCGTACCGGCGCCGACGAGGAGGCAGAAGGCGGCCAGCAGGAGGAGGTCGCCGCCCGCGCCGAGTGCCGCCGAGACCGCGAGCACGGCGAGGCCGCCCGCGGCCGCCCACTCCCGGCGGACGCGGTCGATCAGCGGGGCCAGCGCGGTGCCCACGGCGAGGGCGGCCAGGCCGCCGAGGCCGCGCAGCTGGCCCAGGGCCGCGACGCCGCCCCCCGAATCGTCGGCGATCGGGACGAGGAAGGTGCTGTAGATGGTGAAGGGCACCAGACCCACGGCGGAGGCCAGCATGAACGGCCACAGGACGCGGGCCATGCGCAGGTCACCGGGGACGGCCGCCGCGTCCGCGACGGCCTTGTCCGCCACTGTCGTCACGTCCGTCACGGCCCCCGGACCCGGGGTCGACGGAACCGGGGCGGCCCCGGCCGCGGCCCCCGGGACCGCGGCCTCCGGGACCGCGGCTTCCGGGTGGCCCCCGGAACCCGTGCCCGCGGTGGCGGCCGGCTCCGGCCGCGTCCCCGTGGTCGGCGACGGTGAGGTTGCGGGGCCCTGGGTCTCGCTGCTCACGCCTGCCCCACCCGGTACCGGTAGAGCGCGGTCGCGTCGGCGCTGAACTGCGAGAACGGGAAGGGCTCGGCGGACAGCGCGGTCACACCGGCACCGAGGAAGGCACGGGCGACGGCGCTGCCGGTCTGGGCGTAGACCACCAGGGGGAGGGCGTGCTTGCGGCAGTGTTCGAGGATCCGGTCGAAGCTGCCGTTGCTGAGGGTCATGCCGGTGGCGACCACGGCGTCGGCCGCGTCCAGGACCTGGTCCATGTCGTCGGTGACCGGGTCGCCCCAGTTCGTGGTGCGCAGGTTGAAGTCGCAGGGCAGCGGCACGCCGCCCTGCTCGCGTATCGCCGCGACGAGCGGGTTGACGACGCCGATGAGCGCGACCTTCGCCCCCGGGGCGATGTCGAGGAGCCCGGCCACCGCGGCGTCCCGCGCCCGGGCCCGCTCCTCCGGCGTACCGGTGGGCAGGGTGACGGTCTCGGCCTCCGCCGCGTCGCGGTGCGGCCGTACGCGGCCGAGGTAGGCGTCGAGCGCGGCGACGCGCACCGGCGCCGACTCGTGCCGGACGAGGGTGTCGAGGGTGTGGCCGGAGGCCTCGGCGCAGAAGTCCGGGGGGAGTTCGCCGGCTTCGAAGGAGCAGGCGCCGAAGGCGTCGCCGGAGCGGAGCAGCAGGTAGTGGTTGCGGTAGGTGACCTGGCTGCCGGCGAGTCGGGTGGTGTGGTGCAGCCAGAAGGCGCTGGTGACGGCCAGCTCACCGGGGAGCGGCCCGAAGGCGCCCTCCAGGACGGCCTGCTGGAGCTCCGGTACGGACTGCGGCTGTGTGGGAGACATGGCGGTTCCTTCTCGGGTGTGTGCGGACACGGGTGTGGTGGGGCACCGGTGAGGTGCCCCCGTGGAGGGTGCGGCACCAGGGGCGGCGCCGCACGAGGGGTGGTGCGTGAAGGGGGCGAGGGGGAGGAGGGTCAGGGCAGGTCGGCCAGCCGTTCGGCGCGGTAGGGGAGGTCGGACAGCTCCGGCCGCCCGGCCGGCTGGAAGCACAGCAGGAGCGAACGCCTGTCCGCGGCCGACCGGTTGGGCCCGGAGCGGTGCACGACGAGACCGGGGAACATCAGCACCGATCCGGCCGGTGCCTCGACGGTCACGGCGCCCCGCACGTCGGTCCGCGCGACGTCGACCAGCAGACCGGTGGGTTCGGACCGGTCCCGCGGCGCGGGCCCGGCCAGGTGGCTGCCGGGCACGAGCACGAGCGCGCCGTTGTCGGCCGTGACGTCGTCGAGGAACACCACCGCGGTGGCGACGTCCCGGGCGGCCGGGCCCGCGCAGCAGTACCAGTACGGATGGTCCTGGTGCCAGGGGAACTCCGAACCGACGCCCGCCCGCTTGAAGTTCAGCTTGGACGTGAACCTGCCCAGCCGCGCGCTGCCCACCATCCGCCGCATGGGCGCGGTGATCCGGTCGTCGGTCCACAGGGCGTCGAGCACCGGGTCCAGATGGGTGACGGGTGACAGGCTGCGCACCACGGGCGGACGGGCCTGCGGCTCCCAGTGGACGGTGGTGCCGTCCACCCTCTCCAGCCGGTGCCCGTCCGGCCACACGGTGACCTCGGTGGTGCCGTGCGAAGCCCGCCCGGTCACACGGGCGAGGACGGACTCCGCCGCCTGGCCCAGGGCCGTCGTCTCCGCGGCCCCGAGGAGCCGCGGCAGGACGACGACACCGCGGGTGAGCTGCTGGTCGAGGGACATGTCGAGGACCATGGGGGCACCTTCCGGTCGGTCGCGGGCGGTGGGGGAAGCGGACTGGCCCGCTCCGCCCCGCGACGGACGCTAGGCCGTCTCCGCCACCAGGACGGGCGCGCCACGCAGCAGCGCGCTGTCGGCCGGCGGCCAGTCCATGGCCGACCACGGGTGCCTGAGCTGGTCCTGCGTCGTGACCTCGTGGGGCCGCATGGCGCCGAGCCCACGGGCGTCGGAGTGGTGGGCGTAGGCGCTGTCGACGTAACGGTGCCCGGTGTCGGCGGCGAGGAAGACATACGTCCGGTCGGTGTCGCGTTCGCGCTCCCAGAGGGTCGCGAGGTACGCGGCGCCGGCGGACAGCCCGGCGAAGATGCCGCTGGCGCGCAGGAGTTCGACGGCGCCCGACATGGCGTAGTCGAAGTTGACCCAGTGGATGCGGTCGTACAGGTCGTGCCGGACGTTGTGGAAGGGGATGGAGCTGCCGATGCCGGCGATGATCATGTCGGGGTCGGAGACGTGCTCCGCGCCGAAGGTGACGCTGCCGAACGGCTGGACGCCGACGAGCGTCACGTCACGGCCCGCCTCGCGCAGATAGGTGGCGATGGCGCCGGTGGACGCGCCGGTGCCGACGCCCCCCACCAGCGACAGGGGGCCCTCGGGGACCTCCTTGCGGATCAGGTCGGCGACGTCGCGGTAACCGAGGTAGTGGATGGAGTCGTGGTACTGGCGCATCCAGTGGTAGTGCGGGTTCTCGCGCAGCAGCTCGCCGATCCGCTCGACGCGGAGGTTCTGGTCCAGGCGCAGGTTCTTGGAGGGCCGGACCTGTTCGAGGGTGGCGCCGAGGATCTCCAACTGGACGCGCAGGGTGCGGTCCACCGTGGTGGAGCCGACGACGTGGCAGTTCAGGCCGTACCGGTGGCAGGCCAGGGCGAGCGCGTGGGCGTAGATGCCGCTGGAGCTGTCGACGAGTGTGTCGCCGGGCTTCACCTGCCCGGTCTCCAGCAGGTGGCGCACCGCGCCGAGTGCCGAGTACAGCTTCATCGTCTCGAACCGCAGACAGACCGCCCCCGGTGGGACCGCCACCACGTCCGGTTCCTTGACCGCCTCGGCTATGTGCTCGTGCATGTCCTTGTCCTCCCCGTCAGACGGCGTCGTGCCGGATGAGCTTGAACAGGTACGCCTGGCAGTTGTCGCCCTCCCACGTCTGGCGGTGCAGCACGACGGGGCGGAACCCGGCGTCGACGGCGTGGGCGACGATCCGCTTCAGCTCGGCGGTGTTGGAGACGATCAGGTGGATCTCGCCGTCCGGCGCCAGCAGGTCGCGGGTCACGATCTGGTCGAAGAAGCGCAGGACGATCTCGGCGCCCACGCAGACGTTGCGCACCACCGTCGGGTCGTCGCTCGTCCGCTTGGAGACCGCCGGTGGGTTGAAGGTGACGACGTCCAGCCGGGCGGAGTCCGGGAACTCCTCGAAGAGGTTCGACACCAGCGGCCGGAAGACGGTGTCCGACCGGTCCCCGACGATCCGGGCGTAGTGCCCGGCGGCCGCGGCCACGCTGTCCGGGTGGACGTCGACCGCGTAGACCTCCCGCGCCCCCAGGGTGCCGGCGATCACGGCCTCGACGCCCAGGCCCACCCCCATCGCCGCGTACGAGCGGCCCGTGACGGGGATCGTGCCGTCCAGCAGGCGGTCGTGGACGATGCGGCTGGTGTCGCCCGGCTTGAAGACCCCCGGCGGCAGGGTGAACGTCCAGCCGTTGTAGTCGTACGTCCGCTCGGTGTGGATGTCGGACTGGGCGCTGTTCAGGGCGAGGATCTCGTCCCCCGGCAGCGTGTCGGGCAGCGAGTCCAGCAGGGCGCGGACGTCGGTCCGGGACGCTGCGGTGCCGGCTGCGGTGCCGGCTGCGGTCCGGTCGGTCATGGGTCCTCCGTGGTCGTCGGATGGGAAGGGATGTGCGTGTGCTCAGGCACCGGATGCGGTCGGCGCGGTCAGGCCCGTGTCGCTCGGGTCCGTGTCGCTCGGGTCCCTGTGGGCCGGGTCCGTGTCCGCGGGGCCCATGTGGGCCGGGACCCCATGGGGCGCACCAGTGTGGGGCTGACCCGTGTCGGCCGGACCCGTGTCCGCCCGCCCCGTGCCGAGGTCCATGGCGTTGACGAGCCGCCGGGTGAGCGTGGCCCGGGGCGCGCGCAGCACCTCGTCGGGCGTGCCGGTCTCGACGACGTGGCCGTCGTCGATGACGACGACGTGGTGGGCGACGCCGGCGAGGAGCGCGAGGTCGTGGCTGACCCAGAGGAGCGCGGTGCCGTGCTCCTCGCGCAGCCGCGCGAGTTCGGCGAGGACGGCCGCGGTGGCGGCCGGGTCCAGGGCCGTGGTGATCTCGTCGCAGACCAGGACGTCGGGCGTCGCGATGACCGCCCGTGCCAGCGCCGCCCGCTGCAGCTCGCCGCCGGACAGGCCGGCGGGCCGCCGTGCGGCACTCGCCCCGTCGAGCCCCAGACGGCCCAGCAGCCGCAGCGCCTCGGCGCGCGCGTCGCCGGGCGCGAGGCCGCGGAGCCGTACGGCGGTACGGGCCACCTGCTCGACGATCGGGTGCCGCTCGTCGAAGGAACCCCGCACCTCCTGCCACACGTACTGCACGCGCCGCTTCTGCTC
This portion of the Streptomyces changanensis genome encodes:
- a CDS encoding GTP-binding protein translates to MGATDRRLPVTVLSGFLGAGKTTLLNHVLGNRDGLRVAVIVNDMSEVNIDAALVRGGEAALSRTEERLVEMTNGCICCTLRDDLLEEVDRLAREGRFDHLLIESSGISEPMPVAATFAFPRDDGATLGDLARLDTMVTVVDAANFLPELAGGDGLVERGLDQYEEDERTVSDLLMDQIEFADVLVLNKLDLVEPADALRLRAALNRLNPAARVVTAVHGRVPLDQVLGTGLFDLERAQEAPGWVMELNGDHVPETEEYGISSLVFRSDRPFHPGRLFTFVTEELDSGAFGQILRSKGFFWLASRPLITGLWSQAGSVARFEPSGVRDAAQGQELVFIGTGLRPEALKAALASCLTAEGEALPASDPFPSWGSYGIDEACEHEQSTLARSG
- a CDS encoding Fur family transcriptional regulator codes for the protein MTVTATGRNRRTTRQRVAVAAALAERAEFVSAQELHGLMSDSGVRVGLTTVYRALQDLERAGGADVVRDDAGERLYRHRPGAGHRHYLVCRSCRRDEPLDTGVIEEWVAAVVRSRGFAEVEHTLELTGLCADCRNGGEHGGGKSPPSHVIPS
- a CDS encoding MFS transporter; translated protein: MTTVADKAVADAAAVPGDLRMARVLWPFMLASAVGLVPFTIYSTFLVPIADDSGGGVAALGQLRGLGGLAALAVGTALAPLIDRVRREWAAAGGLAVLAVSAALGAGGDLLLLAAFCLLVGAGTAVLNPALTAAAADRFDDDAAAGRAATLITATQSLTALLAAPLVALPALLWGWRGDLWAIAALCSALALYFLLRGRRTPAPGAEARATDEVKRPGYLESFRLLGALPGVVPLVLVAMLRTAAFMGYLAYLAAFYDERFGLAPGPFAMVWTLSGTSFFLGNLFAGRLLSVERAGISGERLMTLGLVVALAALVGVFFARSLWLALPLTALVGVGHATVAACVTTLLVRRCGPLRGTALSVNAAGMSFGVFVGAGLGGVGLALGGFPGTAAVLGGLTLVALVLARVVARSPATSGD
- a CDS encoding Rossmann-like domain-containing protein yields the protein MSPTQPQSVPELQQAVLEGAFGPLPGELAVTSAFWLHHTTRLAGSQVTYRNHYLLLRSGDAFGACSFEAGELPPDFCAEASGHTLDTLVRHESAPVRVAALDAYLGRVRPHRDAAEAETVTLPTGTPEERARARDAAVAGLLDIAPGAKVALIGVVNPLVAAIREQGGVPLPCDFNLRTTNWGDPVTDDMDQVLDAADAVVATGMTLSNGSFDRILEHCRKHALPLVVYAQTGSAVARAFLGAGVTALSAEPFPFSQFSADATALYRYRVGQA
- a CDS encoding phytanoyl-CoA dioxygenase family protein, producing the protein MVLDMSLDQQLTRGVVVLPRLLGAAETTALGQAAESVLARVTGRASHGTTEVTVWPDGHRLERVDGTTVHWEPQARPPVVRSLSPVTHLDPVLDALWTDDRITAPMRRMVGSARLGRFTSKLNFKRAGVGSEFPWHQDHPYWYCCAGPAARDVATAVVFLDDVTADNGALVLVPGSHLAGPAPRDRSEPTGLLVDVARTDVRGAVTVEAPAGSVLMFPGLVVHRSGPNRSAADRRSLLLCFQPAGRPELSDLPYRAERLADLP
- a CDS encoding pyridoxal-phosphate dependent enzyme; amino-acid sequence: MHEHIAEAVKEPDVVAVPPGAVCLRFETMKLYSALGAVRHLLETGQVKPGDTLVDSSSGIYAHALALACHRYGLNCHVVGSTTVDRTLRVQLEILGATLEQVRPSKNLRLDQNLRVERIGELLRENPHYHWMRQYHDSIHYLGYRDVADLIRKEVPEGPLSLVGGVGTGASTGAIATYLREAGRDVTLVGVQPFGSVTFGAEHVSDPDMIIAGIGSSIPFHNVRHDLYDRIHWVNFDYAMSGAVELLRASGIFAGLSAGAAYLATLWERERDTDRTYVFLAADTGHRYVDSAYAHHSDARGLGAMRPHEVTTQDQLRHPWSAMDWPPADSALLRGAPVLVAETA